CTGTTTTTCCGTAATGTTTTAATTGTTTGATTACGATTTCTGAATTCAAAAAACATATGGATCGCACCTATTTTTATGATTTTCAACCTTTATAATTCTCCTCAAACCGCCAAGCATCCCGACACATGGCAATAATATCCCGCTTCGCTGTCCACCCTAATTCCCGCTTTGCTTTAGACGCATCAGCGTAACACTCAGCAATATCACCTGGTCTCCGATCAACAATTTCATAAGAGATTTCAACACCATTCGCTTCTTCAAATGCCTTTACTAATTCTAGTACGCTTGTACCTCGGCCAGTACCTAAGTTATAAATATGAACACCTTCAGTAAGATGACTAAGTGCCCTGCCTCTAATAGAGCTACACATGTATGGGAGCCAATATAGCCCGCACCACCGGTTACTAAAATATTCACTAAAATAACTCGCTCCCTTCCATAATAGGTAATAAAAAACTCCACAAGGGGGACACCAAACATGTCCAATATTACTGAAAAAGTAGCTTTCATAATGCATATATATTTCAAATATATGGCAATCGGACAATAAATGGCCTTGGGCGGACAATAAGTTGCCTAATCTCGACAATAAATGGCTCTTATTGGACAATAAAAGTCATTCTAGGACAATAAGTTTGAAATGGCTCGGTTTTTTCAGTGGTCTTGAACCGTCTCCATTCTTCTAATGAGCTACCTGAAAATTTATATTATTCGCTTCAAAAGAGTCTATTCTTATTATGTATATAAAAGTCTATCAATCATTCATCAGTTAGATTCCTGACTTTGAATGACTTCTCCTTCTTGCATCGGACAAGGGGACAGGTTTGGTGTCCCATCATTATACTATTTGCGCTCAGGCACTAAATCTTTCATTTTATTCTCATCTATCGCCAAGCAGCATTTCTTATACTTTTTGCCGCTTCCACAGGGGCATGGATCGTTCCTTCCAATTTTCTCCCCCGTCCTTATGTCAAATACATTAGTAGTATCAAAATCAAACGGCTTATCCGGCAGTGGTCTGAGATTTGGCTTCTCGAACTTTCCGAAAATTTCCTGAGGTGTATGACCGTTATTTTCCCATATTCTAATATTATTCGAAAGTTCCATTACAAGCTGTATCACTTCATTCGTCTGATTCATATCTTCGAAGGTAATACCTTTATCATGGAAGATATTAAAAATGGTCTGAATATCTGCTCCAAATTGACATATTCCATGAATATCCTCGCAGAGCCACTCTGCTTTCTCATTATCGCCCTTAAAGAAATTCTTCTTCACATATTTTAGTAGTGCATTATACTGTTTTGTTTT
The window above is part of the Bacillus sp. (in: firmicutes) genome. Proteins encoded here:
- a CDS encoding NAD-dependent epimerase/dehydratase family protein, encoding MEFFITYYGRERVILVNILVTGGAGYIGSHTCVALLEAGHLVILLKVFIFIT